The Festucalex cinctus isolate MCC-2025b chromosome 12, RoL_Fcin_1.0, whole genome shotgun sequence genome segment TATCATGAAATTATTCTTTTACATTAATATTTCGGTGGATGACACACATAGAAATTTctttatacttaaaaaaaaaaactttaagcaattaaaataaaataaaaaatagtgacgaCCAAGGCAGTTTTTCaaaattgcaagaaaaaaaaagaggaaacggTTTAGatctttgtttttcattttagaataATCAATcttttaagtcatttttttttttgcattatttattttaaatgattattagcaaaaaaatgattttaaatgaatATTATTTAACACTGACAGAATGTAATGAATACGCTTTTAGATTGAAGGCCTTCCCGGAAGTTGCCGCTGAGCCGCTGTTCTGTCTTGACTCCGGAAGTAAAAGTCAAGCAAGCGATGGTGAACGCGGGccgggtgtgcgtgtgtttagTTAATGTCAGCCAAAGTCCCCCTTTGTTTCTCTTTTTGAATCTCGCAAAACTTTGACACCGATACGCTGGAAATCGTCcacaaagaaaggaaaatgcaGCCCGGAGAAGAAACGGACCTTCAGCCACAAGGTTGGTTACTTTTATATAAGGCAATTTAATAAGGGGCAGCACGGTGCAGTGTGGTGATGATTGAGCCTCACAATGTTGTGGTTAGAGATCCAATGTGGTTTCCGATTGCGGCTCTCCTGTTTGGAGTtgtaatgtttaaaaacaaacaaacaaacaaaaaaaaacatccgtttTGATTCTCCACAGTTTGGAATTCTTACAAAAgattaatattacaagaataacGCCGTATATCGTAAACTTTGCATATTGAGCATTTGAGGATTTTTGTTTGCAACCTATATCCTCTGgtattcactgaaaaaaaaaaaatcaaacgaaGGATTACTGTATTACATTAGCCCCATTTGATGTAATCTTGGAGTTGTGGTTCGGTTTGAAACCACAGTAAACTGTCAtgagtaattattattatcatgattATCATTTTGGCCGTAATCATGCAGAAATAATATACATGCataacattttttcaattttttttttttttttataaagaggaATCGAGGGAGCCTCCGACAAGGCTGACAAAGCAGCAGACGCTCACCTTGATATCCATGGCATCCGTCAACTTCAGCTCCATGATCTGCTACTCCATACTGGGACCCTTCTTCCCCATAGAGGTACACACAGTACAGAAAGAGAGGCTCTCTTAACCTCAACCCCATAGAGAGAGTAAGACTAACTTGCTTATCTGTTTAACACACACTGTTGCCAACACAACACAACCTCGGTTTGCTTACTACGAAATTCAACTTGTATTCTTACAAGGAGAAAGTTGTGCGTTATAAAACATGTTGCTACGTTTTCAATTCATTATCATTTTTAATGTTATATTTATCTACCCAATTAtttcacaagtaaaaaaaacacttttgttttaattacaatAAGTCTATTATGAATGAGATATTAATAAATAGTatactttttatattttaattaccGGTATACTATGCTGTATAAAATGcttgtaaatttttttatttaatttattatccatccatccatccatccattttcttgaccgcttattcctcggggtgctggagcctatctcagctggcttcggccagtaggcggggtacacccggaactggttgccagccaatcgcagggcacacagaggtgaacaaccatccacactcacaggcagataatttattattattattattattattatttatttttatttatttttttctaatgaactgaccaattatttaataaaatgataATCAATGTTCTGTATATTAGGACTACACAatatatccaataaaatattgatatcgcgatattggcctatgcaatatgcatatcgcaaagacatgcaataagtctgatatggaattttatgcttttatctgaatttgaccagtcagactgtcaggtttacctgtttgacatttattaaagctactctatgtaggatttccccccaaaatatcttaacaatagcctttttatttgaacatttatgactgaaacatattctaattagtagatcaacatcttatctgttcacaatgggtactcctacaagcctctggccaatattatttcggaagcgtccggtccgaatccttcgaatttcccgccctctgtctgcgggatgtgatgtcatgcgtcacatcgtcagttgtttcctgtcgcgcgaagactgAACTAGTACaaattttcgctgccccagacacccgctgttactccacGGAAggctgctccaaaaaaaaaaaaaaatgaaaacaatgtcaagtgccacgaaaaaaaaaaaaatctaaacttgatagtgaccgacgtcgggcaagaccgagagtgaacattggtttgacatttcagcggtggagagcgttgagatcggacttggattagaaaagtgattcacagctggctttctttctactccaaaaggtaagaagcgagtatcttgacatttagaagaaaatgtgttgttttcaaatagcagtaacctcaagatcgatcacttctcggtcgtaactatttgggtgaaagtgaggtggacggcaacatttagcgtgaaaggggcggcaaagttgaatgaaatggaacagaatgactttatgaagaacagacgttccattccgcggcgtttcaatcaggctaaatgttgccttattttcctccgtgaaaacagcctattgtagctacattatgctaacagaatgtgaacggtactactgaatggcgataacattcacggccgtatcacactaagtagtgaatgggtctatatgtttttcacaatcgtcaatttccataactgacagcccacctttcggctaatgcacaatgacgctagcctgggggcgacatacactaataatgactagaaccaggttgacgtccgtcgagcggggtgactacaatatgtaactgcatattaacatcggaatgaggttcaattaattgacgtaatttgcacatcgttttggagtacagcacaggactggacttcgaccgactaaagcaatatgatctgcacgtcccgtcgacatcaattgtttagtggggatcgagagtctcattccgtgaagtggccagatttgtaaaacattataaaacttcttacctctgaaaacatagtttcattggatatggtattgaggtcgtgcacgtacgagtgcgcgcagcgtgtacgagcgtgcggtttgttttcggccacaggtggcagtagagatttgaaattttaaatcttacatatagctgctttaaacatgagaaaaaaaggaaagaagacaCTTAGTTCAAAGCTTgcaaggagagaggagaggaactctctgaaaaaatcccctcctcaccttctctttttatttggtttccacgcccctagttaaatgggtgttccaaccctaataatgcaaatgcaaaacatagttggaacaccgTGTACGtcacgaaaatgtgcactgacatccaatagttgaacattattgagaggtaattacaattaattaagaatacattgagtttgattattttgccgtatgaaaaaaaatgcaattctttcattagataatagaaatgtcatttctttatgtacatgttaaatatggcaataatatctattgctatattcagcaactatatcgcatattgcatgtttttccaatatcatgcAGCCCTACTGTATATAAGTATTGTTTAAGTTTtatgttgtattttattatttacaataaaccaATTATTGAATgcgataaacaacaacaacaacaaaatacattgGAATTAACCAATGTTAGGTGGGAAAaaatattcttattattatttctaatgAACTAActgattatttaataaaataagataatcaagtgtatatataagtattgttTAAGTTTTGTGTTGTATCAATACACCAATTATTTAATgggataaacaacaacaacaacaaaatagatTCGAATTAACCAGTGTTAGGTGGGAAAAAATGGCATAAATGAATGCACCAAATATTGCAAGATTATTCTTGCTCATGTCGATGCTCAGTGGGCTGGATTACAAAAGGGAGAGGGTGTTCGCCGTTTCAGCCGAGTTTTACAGTGCACTCAATAAATTGTCCACTTCTTTCCGCGCTCAGTGGAGCAAAAACAAGCTTGGGCTAAGCTAATCAGCTGGATAAAATTCCACAAAATAAAGCCCGAGACTGGCGATTGGCCACCACGGCCGCCGTGTGACCCTGCGCAGGATGTGCGTCACGTACTACTATAAATGTGGAGTAGATCCCTAGATAGGCGCGCAAATCGGTTATGGGGTCCTCGTGCTCGCTGGGATCATTAATAAACACGTGAAACGCATCATAAAATCTCCTCGATTGGCCTCCCAGTGAATTGCTCTTTTATCTCCCCACTGGGCGCCAAGGTGTGGCAGGAGGTCAGTTGGGGCTGCCGTGAAATGGATGCACGTCAGTCAAAATAAGCTTAATAATTAACAGTGTTCTGTGGTTGCTAGGGCAAAAAAGATCCAAAGACAGATCAACTATAAGCGACTTTATGCTGCAACTTTCTCCGTGCTAGTTTAACGCTAACCACAATAACAATTAGCAATTTACACTAGCCAcagtgtaaataaaatacatttcggtgtgaaataaatgtttgtgcccAGGCAGAAAAGAAAGGCGCATCTCAGACAGTGGTGGGCGTCATATTCGGCTGCTACGCTGTCAGCAATTTGATAGGCTCATTGATCCTGGGCCGATATGTAAGTACAGcatgtttggtttttgtttatttttttttttatttttttttattgtccagTACATGCACACTCAATGTGTCTTCACATTCTTTCGTCTCTAATTAGATTGTTCAAATCGGCGCAAAGATGATGCTCATCATGGGACTTTTTGTGTCCTCGGGCTGCACCATTATCTTTGGGTGAGGATCATTTATCAATTTGAATTGTCGGTTTAAACAAGGAGTTGGCAACATTCGATAAAAATGTCTTAATGTTAtatcatgtttttcttttaaatatttatttaaagatGTGATGTGGGAATAAAGTTGCATTTCTCTTAAGAAAAAGAatgtcataaaaacaaaaagatgcatTGAGTTCACCTAAAAAGATTTACTCTTTTGTTAGGATAAAAATCGTAATCTGACGATAAAATTTTGAATCATTAGCAGTTCAAAGACGTATGTTGTCaatctaaaatgttttaagcTAGTGAGAATGAAGTGGTATTTGTTTCAACAAGAAGAATTTGTCATCCAAgatcaaaaatttattttgtcgGGACAAAAAGTCACAAGTTGCAAgaccaaatatattttttggggggtaaaaaGTTGCAATCTTAGAAAAATAAACTCAATCGTAACAAACACAGAATAAaacgttttggttttttttcccatggaaAGAATCGTAATCTTTAGTCGTAATTgacaattaagtttttttttttttttgttgtttaccaGATATATTTTTATGAGATAGAAATTTGTATTCTGACAAAAGGTCATAGAGTTGTAATACTAAATAGTTTAAGAACTATAGCTACTagtatgtttgttttaatattattagcctaatagcataattgcctaagtcatttttaactttgttACCAAATCAATGAAAAATACCAATGTGCTATTGCTAAAAACAGTTTCTTCTTATTTTCCAGAAACATTCAAATATGACTTAAGCAATTATGCTATGGGTATGTAGGTATGCACTTTTCTTTCAAAAGaaacaatttaatttaatccaaatgatttttttgttgaaaactaCCTTCACCACAAAATCatttgcattaaattaaatggGTATCGTTTAAAGATACAATTTAATTGAAACGAGGACTGGTATTGATTTCTCCCGGCAGGCTGCTGGACCGAGTTCCCTCCGGTCCCGTTTTCATCGCTTTGTGCATCATCGTGAGGTCAGTGGACGCGGTTGGCTTCGCCGCCGCCATGACCTCTTCATTTGCGCTCTCGGCTAAAGTATTCCCAAACAATGTGGCGACTGTTTTGGTGAGTACTGTGGACGGCCTTTTGTCTCCACCCAGGCATGCTGTTTACGCTGCACTATCACGAGCGGCTAACATTTCAGATCTGCTTGTTGTTGCGTTCCCCGTCGGCAGTtgccttgggaaaaaaaaaacggtcgcGAGAGGAAGAATGTAAGCATTTATGTGTATGAGGTACGAACCGGCCGGGTCTGATCAGTCGGGAATCTATTATGGGGATCCACGCGATCAGCAAAAATTGTAAGGTTTTGACTGCAGCAGCAgctcatttaaagggatacttcacttatttagcccattatagcaataaaaagtttatattttgtctgtaattaatttgatactttcattattagtacctttaaaaacacattttgcaacttgctgttgactgaaaatgacatcacaagggctcaggtagccaatcacagctctcccgttttctaggtttggtcatgtgacattcacaagctgagctgtgattggttacctgagcccttgtgatgtctttttcagtcaacagcaagttgcaaaatgtgtttttaaaaggtactaattgtacatgaaaaataatgaaaatatcaaatttattagaggcaaaatattaatgtttgactgccaaaaatagctaaataagtaaagtatccctttaagccagCAAACTAGTTGGGTTTGGTCAAATCTGTGATGCTGCAATATGTGACAAagttcattgtgggaatgctgaagcattcccacatgtagttgtgatttttattctctacacttttttgccgccaaaaaactcccacataataattccaatttacactgttcaaatttcaactagcttcaaaaattcacacctcccggggtatatatcgccTGATTCCACATTGctcacagtatttgcacaatttaacatttaatatcaacttgtTCCCATTCATTTCCCATgcgacagtcattgaactttttctaagtatcactcgggtgttccaaaatggttgaccccattctaaatggcCATATAgcggaaactacttgatggatcttaatgaaactaaatacactttatgttgaaggtcataagttttattggttacatttacaaagaaaagtacaaatatttgttggttctatgacagattttcataaatgttccaCACCAAGTGGCAAgttatattttggaattacagcccaagtgctttttaggatgttcagaacttcctttcctgtgttttgtgtaAGCTCAATgctacacacaaaaacttgaaacgtttctacacaagctgtgaaaatttgaggtcattccaacgaaaattgtcaaaattattggcctacgaaatggggtcaaacattttggaaccccctgtaaaaaaagtcatcattagcaggtgtctgatactgctcggtggcacagttgctaaagtgcattgtccagtaaccaggaggttatcatttcataatttatctctcaatgtgcgttcagcattcccacgcaatttctacagaatttgcacttagtctagttgttaaAGTGTTAAATATCCACGATTgtctaaatttttttttttagtcttgttCAACCAGCAAGCTAGTCTGGTCTGATCAATTAGGAATTGAGAATGTGAAAGCGACTACACAACAAAACAGCGTTTGAGCGTTTATATTTCCACGTGATCACCAAAATTCATTAGGCTTCAATTTCGCCAGCAGCCTGTTTTGCCAGAGAACTAGTCGGGTCTGACCAATGGCAAAATCGCTGATGGGAAACCAGCCGCTTGTATGCAACAGTGTGAGCCATTAATCAGTTAAAAGTCCACATGCTTGGCACAATTTGTGGTGCGGCAATTTGTACAGCAGCCCGTTTAGCCAGCAAACAAAACTAAGTAAATCGATAGGTGTGATCAATAGCGCAAGTTGTGATGCTTTCGTTGATGCAAAGTGTAGTGACTACAAGTATTATATACAATTTATACAGCTGGCCTATTTATATACGTAGCACATTTAATATACAAGCCAactcaaatgtgtgttttgttttgttttttcttttttcagtcgGGTCTGATCAAATAGGAATCAGTGATGGTGAAAGCACTGACTACCCAATCAAGTTTaagcgttaagactattaaaAACCTCACATGATCACCAAAATTTATAAGGCTTCAATTTCGCCAGCAGCCTGTTTTGCCAGAAAACTAGTCGGGTCTGATCAATGGTAAAGTCGCTGATGAGATAGCAGGCGCTTGTATGCAACAGTGTTAGCCTTGCCATTAAGGGATtcaaaatgtggattttttttttttttaggcacaaTTTGTGGTGTGCCATTTGTCCAGCAGCCCGATTAGCCCGCAAACTAAATGGTCGTTCTGATCAACAGAGCAAGTTGTGATGCTTTTGTTGATGCAAAGTGTCGTGACTATGTGACATATCAGATCCTTAAAAGTCTgattgccaaaattcaaaaggaTTGAATGTATACAGCTGTCTGTTTAAAGAAGGCAACTCTTCTTATATTgcatatttcatacacaaggcaactcaaatgattattatttattttattttatttttagccaaaagtcGGGTCTGATCAAAAGGGAACCGGTGATGGGGAAAGCACCGATTACGCAATCAAGTTAGACGTGAACTCACATGATCACCAAAACTCATAAGGCTTCAATTTGGACCTGTTTTAGCACTGTTGTCAATCAGCTTGTTAGAAATGTGATGTGATAAAATCGATTGGTCACGGCGTTTGAAGATCGTTATTTGGGACAACGCGCATCACTCAAATCATCAACCTGAAGTCAGCGGGGGCCTTTAGTTGGACCCGAGTTGGTAATCTTTTCCCTTGTCGTTGCGTATTGTCCATTGTGTCTTGTCAGCATGGTCACgtggaaaatgtgtttgtgtgtgagaagCATGTGAATGAATACTCGCCAGAAGGGGCCCCACTACGCATTCACTAACTTGAGCTCTTCAGGCTGCGCTCTTGTCTCCGTGGTGTTTCCGTGTAAATGCCGGATGTCGCTCTTTCTCCTTGCAGGGAAgtttggaagtgtttacgggTCTGGGCCTCATCCTGGGACCGCCGGTCGGAGGCTGGTTCTACCAGTCCTTCGGATACGAGGTTCCCTTCATGGTGCTCGGATGTTTCCTGTTAATTATGGTGCCGCTCAACATCTACATCCTTCCCTCCATCGGTATTACACTAGCCTTGTTTAGCAAGCAATGTATTGGGTCTGATGAATATGGACTCAGGGGGTGGGAAATCAGGGGCGGCGACACAAGGTTAGTCTTTAGGGTGTTGACAATCACCTGATTGTCAAAATGCTTAAAGTTTTAATTCACATTGCAGCCCGTTTAGCCAGCAAGTCGGGTCTGATCAAACGGGGAATCCGTTATAGCAGATTAGTGCACAATGAGCAAAGTCATACCTTCGAGCGTTAAAACTCTTATCGTAAAGGACGGGCAAAATTCAAAAGGCTTTACTTTCGACAGCATCCTGTTGAGCCAGCAACTAGTTAGGTCTGATATCACTAAGGAGTCCatggtggaaaaacaaaaatgaaggggggggggggggagaaaaacatCACATTGTTTGAAATTCAAATGATCGGCAAAATTTGTGAGGCTTCAATTTAGACAAGTCTGTTTAGCCAGCAAACTAGCTGGGTCTGATAtaggagtgtgacaatatatcgatatatcgcgataaatctcgatactttgtctcccgatagattatcgatatgtctgcgcaagtatcgcaatatttctagttaatatacagccactataacggctccattgttcatgacttattgagcaattatttgGCGGGCACGagagggagcgcctcataagagtggcggggaaatggatgcaagtcttcaggcgaacaaGCCACATgatcttagtttttattattttgatttattattattattttatttatatattatattatgtatttatataaaatttatatttgttattttattatattgtgaatttatatatatattttttttaataattttttttaatgttatttatatttattatttatatatttctattattattgtatgactagttttattgtgtatttattacctgagcattatatcgataatcgcggtatcgtcatatcgtgagataatcgttatcgtgagtcttgtatcgcatatcgtatcatatcgtgaggtagccagaggttcccacccgtAGTCTGATCAATTGGGAATGATGGGAAACAAAGTCAGACAATGTTAGAAATCTGCAAAATGTGTAAGCCTTCAATTTTGGCGGCAACCCGTTAAAGCCAGAAAACTTGTCGGGTCTGATCACTCGGCAATTATAACTGCCTGCCACTTCGCAGACGCTGCCTCCTCAAAGAACTCCTTCTTCAGCCTTCTCAAAAACCTGAAAATCGTCCTACTCTGCTACGTCATCTTCACCCTAAGCTCGGGTCTCGGCTTCCTGGACGCCACTTTGTCCCTGTACGCCGTCGAACAGTTCAAACTGTCCACCGGCTACGTGGGTCTGATCATGCTGGGTCTGTCCTTCCCGTACTCGCTGGGCTCCCCGCTGATGGGCTTTTTCACAGATAAATACCCCGTGAGTATTGAAAGCCATATTTTCTTgtaagtcttctttttttaagcatgCATCCTTTTGTTTTTAGGCGTCCAGGAGTTGGTTCATGGTGATCGGAGGCGTCGCCACGGCTGCCGGCTTCTTTTTGCTGGGGCCCGTCCCCTTCCTGAACATACCAAAGTACTTGGCCACTATGCGGAAACTCAACTCTTGTTTATGAAGCACTTTCCAACCAACCACAGCTGGAATTAAGTGTCGTACGCAGATCAAACTCAGACAGAGGAATCAAATGAACTCCAAAATGCACAGGCAGCCAGTGGAGTGAGGCCAGAATTTAAGTTGTATGCTCCCTCTTACGTACTCCAGTTGGGAGGCACGCAGTAGCATTTTGAGCCAACTGGAGACGTTTTTCATTACAATTTCAAATCTAAGCATCCTTAAATCATCTTTCTAGCCTAGAAACCTTAGCTGGAATCCTTCCCAGCTTCCTTACTACCGTCTTTTCATACCATCCTTGTTTTCCAGCCTTCTTTTTATCCATTCCTTTGTACCATatgtccttccttccttccttcctaacTCCCTGTTTCCGTAAGTTAATTTAACCTACTCtgtatacattttacatcatggGGGTTATGCCAGGTAGGTTGTCTTCAATTTGCCACTCGAATCTGTTCTGATGGGAATGCTAACTGTGCTACAATATGCTAGCCTATTTACTATGCGTAATTCCACATAGCGACAAAACGTGGATGCTGGTGTGAATTACGATTAGAAATGATTACATTCATTTGAATTATGATTGAGATGACAAAATTGAGCTGTTTGAAAATCtggggtaaaaaacaaaaattcaaaacaaaaccctaCATATTCCCTAATGGAACCAGATATGGAAACATTA includes the following:
- the slc18b1 gene encoding MFS-type transporter SLC18B1; the protein is MQPGEETDLQPQEESREPPTRLTKQQTLTLISMASVNFSSMICYSILGPFFPIEAEKKGASQTVVGVIFGCYAVSNLIGSLILGRYIVQIGAKMMLIMGLFVSSGCTIIFGLLDRVPSGPVFIALCIIVRSVDAVGFAAAMTSSFALSAKVFPNNVATVLGSLEVFTGLGLILGPPVGGWFYQSFGYEVPFMVLGCFLLIMVPLNIYILPSIDAASSKNSFFSLLKNLKIVLLCYVIFTLSSGLGFLDATLSLYAVEQFKLSTGYVGLIMLGLSFPYSLGSPLMGFFTDKYPASRSWFMVIGGVATAAGFFLLGPVPFLNIPKQLWLLVVMLGVIGFSLAMTAIPIFPEVIKCAYDNGFEEGLSTLGMVSGLFGAVWSTGMFYGPTMGGFITQRLNFEWAAAIQGGLAFMGGFLLALYYVSHPATPQSHPDKRQQTDERLPLLDE